In Lactococcus garvieae subsp. garvieae, the following proteins share a genomic window:
- the grpE gene encoding nucleotide exchange factor GrpE, with protein MKLFKRKGNNMAEENKEELKKNDQEEEVVEELTEEALEDIVEEEVSELDAAVAKAEEWENKFLRISAEIQNIQRRANEERASILKYRSQDLAKKILPSLDNLERALAVEGLTEDVKKGLEMTRESLINALKEEGVTEVQADGAFDPNFHMAVQTVPADDEHPADHVVQVFQKGYQIHDRILRPAMVVVAQ; from the coding sequence ATGAAATTATTTAAAAGAAAAGGAAACAATATGGCTGAAGAAAATAAAGAAGAATTAAAGAAAAACGATCAGGAAGAAGAAGTTGTCGAAGAGCTTACTGAAGAAGCACTTGAAGACATCGTCGAAGAAGAAGTTTCTGAGCTTGATGCAGCTGTAGCAAAGGCTGAAGAATGGGAAAACAAATTTCTCCGCATCAGTGCAGAAATCCAAAATATTCAACGCCGTGCCAACGAAGAACGTGCAAGCATTTTGAAATATCGTTCACAAGATTTGGCGAAAAAGATTTTGCCAAGCTTGGATAACTTGGAGCGTGCACTTGCTGTTGAAGGATTAACAGAAGACGTCAAAAAAGGTTTGGAAATGACACGTGAAAGCTTGATCAACGCACTTAAAGAAGAAGGCGTTACAGAAGTTCAAGCAGACGGTGCCTTTGATCCAAACTTCCATATGGCTGTACAAACAGTCCCAGCTGATGATGAGCATCCCGCAGATCATGTCGTTCAAGTCTTCCAAAAAGGCTATCAAATCCATGATCGCATTCTTCGTCCAGCAATGGTCGTTGTGGCACAATAA
- a CDS encoding histidine phosphatase family protein, with the protein MVEIYLVRHGKTMFNTIGRAQGWSDTPLTAEGERGAMELGLGFKAKGLKFDRAYSSDSGRTIQTMGFILEYSENKDIPYKMDKRIREWCFGSFDGGYDGELFDGVLPIIFAEKGLQESGKFPSDEELARAIYEVDTAGWAETWEELSGRIMSGFSDMATEAEAAGAKNIVIVSHGMTIASYIKMLRPDKERPHNLDNGSVTHLTFENGKFEVGDIGSMEYRKLGAEIVKNAKKN; encoded by the coding sequence ATGGTTGAGATTTATTTGGTAAGACACGGAAAAACAATGTTTAATACAATCGGCAGAGCCCAAGGTTGGTCGGACACACCGCTCACTGCTGAAGGCGAACGTGGTGCTATGGAGTTGGGGCTAGGCTTCAAAGCCAAAGGTTTGAAGTTTGATCGTGCTTATTCTTCTGACTCTGGGAGAACAATACAAACGATGGGCTTTATCTTAGAATACTCAGAGAATAAAGATATCCCTTATAAGATGGACAAGCGTATTCGTGAATGGTGTTTTGGTTCTTTTGATGGAGGCTATGATGGCGAGCTGTTTGATGGGGTTCTTCCGATTATCTTTGCTGAAAAAGGGTTGCAAGAGTCAGGGAAATTCCCTTCAGATGAAGAACTGGCGCGTGCCATCTATGAAGTCGATACTGCAGGCTGGGCGGAAACCTGGGAAGAACTCTCTGGACGTATTATGAGTGGTTTTTCTGATATGGCAACTGAAGCAGAAGCTGCGGGAGCGAAAAATATTGTTATAGTCAGTCATGGGATGACGATCGCTAGCTATATTAAAATGCTTCGTCCAGATAAAGAACGTCCGCATAATTTAGATAATGGTTCTGTGACACATCTGACTTTTGAAAATGGAAAGTTTGAAGTAGGAGATATCGGATCAATGGAGTATCGTAAACTTGGAGCAGAAATCGTAAAAAATGCAAAGAAGAACTAA
- a CDS encoding M15 family metallopeptidase: MQRRTKKRKLKKGRVIGSFIILLAFIGLCVFAVSKLKPQVTKQRAESSQTSSSSSTAESKTTDLPEAHRSDWNLVLVNRENPKEELSPELTTVGNVQVDQRIADALVKFLAAAQAIDPAEHLISAYRSVAYQEQLFNTYVENERIGAAGSVNNTGQPISREQAETNVKTYSQPAGSSEHQTGLAVDMSTVDALNQSPEEVVAQVKKIAPDYGFVLRFPEGGKASTGVDYEDWHFRYVGVDNAKYMTKHNLTLEEYLKLLPQ, encoded by the coding sequence ATGCAAAGAAGAACTAAAAAAAGAAAACTCAAAAAAGGGAGAGTCATCGGAAGTTTTATTATTCTCTTGGCCTTCATTGGACTATGTGTATTTGCTGTGAGTAAGCTCAAGCCACAAGTGACGAAACAAAGGGCAGAGTCAAGCCAGACTTCATCTTCGAGTTCGACAGCTGAAAGTAAAACGACCGATTTGCCTGAAGCCCATCGCTCTGATTGGAATCTTGTTCTGGTAAACAGGGAAAACCCCAAAGAGGAACTTTCCCCAGAACTTACAACTGTTGGCAACGTACAGGTTGACCAACGTATTGCAGATGCGCTTGTTAAATTTTTGGCAGCAGCACAAGCCATTGATCCCGCAGAACACCTGATTTCGGCCTATCGCTCAGTGGCTTATCAAGAGCAACTGTTCAATACTTATGTGGAAAATGAAAGGATTGGCGCTGCAGGATCCGTTAATAATACAGGGCAACCCATATCTCGTGAGCAAGCGGAAACGAATGTTAAAACTTATTCACAACCTGCGGGTAGCTCAGAGCACCAAACAGGCTTAGCTGTCGATATGTCAACGGTAGATGCTTTGAACCAAAGTCCTGAAGAAGTCGTTGCACAAGTAAAGAAAATCGCACCTGACTACGGTTTTGTACTTCGTTTCCCGGAAGGTGGAAAAGCATCAACGGGTGTGGATTATGAGGACTGGCATTTTCGTTATGTAGGTGTGGACAATGCCAAGTATATGACAAAACACAACCTTACACTTGAAGAATATTTGAAGCTATTGCCCCAATAA
- the hrcA gene encoding heat-inducible transcriptional repressor HrcA, whose product MITERQQQILDLIVSLYAKEHTPVGSKALLEQIKASSATIRNDMKALENLGLIQKEHTSSGRVPSISGYKYFVENVLRLEEFTQNDLFQIMKSFDGEFYRLSDLFERASEVLSRLTGLTSFVLNVPQKEQVLQSFELVTLDNHSILTVMTLATGELRTNQFVLPKSMSEHDLQVFTRLIKERLVGKKVLDVHYALRTDIPQIVQRYFKTTGDVLELFESVFADLFTEHLTSSGREYVFDFATDNLSELYKILSDDARMAQEIRELTSTDEMRSVVIDNMSYFANLTLISQKFVIPYRGLGTLTVIGPVEQDYQKTLSTLDLLAKVLSMKLMDYYRYLDGNHYEIS is encoded by the coding sequence ATGATTACAGAACGGCAACAACAGATTTTGGATTTGATTGTCTCACTTTACGCGAAAGAGCACACACCCGTTGGTTCTAAAGCTTTATTGGAACAGATTAAAGCATCAAGTGCGACAATCAGAAATGATATGAAAGCCTTGGAAAATCTTGGACTCATTCAAAAAGAACATACGTCCAGTGGACGTGTTCCTAGTATTTCAGGTTACAAATATTTTGTAGAAAATGTATTGCGCTTGGAAGAATTTACACAAAATGATCTTTTTCAGATTATGAAGTCCTTTGACGGAGAGTTTTATCGCTTATCAGACTTATTTGAAAGAGCAAGTGAAGTTCTCTCAAGGTTGACCGGCTTAACTTCCTTCGTACTTAATGTTCCTCAGAAAGAACAAGTCTTGCAGTCCTTTGAACTTGTCACTTTAGATAATCACTCAATATTGACAGTGATGACCTTAGCGACAGGCGAGCTTAGGACAAATCAGTTTGTCCTACCAAAAAGTATGAGTGAACATGACCTGCAAGTCTTTACACGTTTGATTAAAGAACGTTTAGTGGGTAAGAAAGTTCTCGATGTGCATTATGCGCTGAGAACGGATATTCCACAGATCGTACAGCGTTACTTTAAAACAACTGGTGATGTCTTGGAACTCTTTGAATCCGTCTTTGCAGACTTATTCACAGAGCATTTGACAAGCAGTGGACGTGAATATGTCTTTGACTTTGCAACAGACAATCTTTCTGAGCTTTATAAAATTTTAAGCGATGATGCGCGTATGGCTCAAGAAATACGAGAATTAACAAGTACAGATGAGATGCGTTCGGTTGTTATTGACAATATGTCTTATTTTGCTAACCTCACGTTGATCAGTCAAAAGTTTGTTATCCCGTATCGTGGTTTAGGAACGCTGACAGTCATTGGTCCTGTAGAACAAGATTATCAAAAAACCTTGAGTACACTGGACTTACTTGCAAAAGTCTTAAGTATGAAACTCATGGACTATTATCGTTACCTTGATGGTAACCATTATGAGATAAGTTAA